One genomic window of Malaciobacter molluscorum LMG 25693 includes the following:
- a CDS encoding Fur family transcriptional regulator, with amino-acid sequence MMNYTTLLKEYNLKVTPQRVAIVEELYANGHMNIDDLYKKLLAKFPSISLATIYKNVNAMIEKVFLNEVKIPNSKSVYELVKDEHSHLVCSSCGKIEDLDLNVSSLIEEATTLKNYTIKQSSVVFTGLCPNCSK; translated from the coding sequence ATGATGAACTATACAACTTTATTAAAAGAGTATAATTTAAAAGTGACACCACAAAGAGTTGCAATAGTTGAAGAGTTATATGCAAATGGTCATATGAATATTGATGATTTATATAAAAAACTTTTAGCTAAATTCCCATCTATTTCTCTAGCTACGATTTATAAAAACGTTAATGCGATGATAGAAAAAGTATTTTTAAATGAAGTTAAAATACCAAATTCAAAATCAGTTTATGAATTAGTAAAAGACGAACATTCACATTTAGTTTGTTCATCTTGTGGAAAAATAGAAGATCTAGATTTAAATGTTTCTTCTTTAATAGAAGAAGCAACAACTCTGAAAAATTATACTATTAAACAATCAAGTGTTGTTTTTACTGGACTTTGTCCAAACTGTTCAAAATAG
- a CDS encoding ferritin family protein translates to MKQYESYKCSKCGNTVEVQSVGGGELQCCGEKMEMITENLTAVNLMKAFAGESMARNKYEYYAKVAQKEGYRDIAEHFQRAANNEKKHANLELRAYNEMIKGKELGDTVENLIDAIAGESYENETMYPDFSKIAKEEGHNRISKMLELIGKIEIEHENMYKSLLERLQNGKEFESEDDDEEWICEVCGHVHRGKKPPKACPVCKHPQEYFSRQNTKK, encoded by the coding sequence ATGAAACAATATGAATCATATAAATGTAGTAAATGTGGAAACACAGTAGAAGTTCAATCTGTTGGTGGAGGAGAACTTCAATGCTGTGGTGAAAAAATGGAAATGATTACTGAAAATTTAACAGCTGTTAATTTAATGAAAGCATTTGCTGGTGAATCTATGGCAAGAAACAAATATGAATATTATGCAAAAGTTGCTCAAAAAGAAGGATATAGAGATATAGCTGAACATTTCCAAAGAGCAGCAAACAATGAAAAAAAACATGCAAATTTAGAGTTAAGAGCATACAATGAAATGATAAAAGGCAAAGAGTTAGGAGATACAGTTGAAAACTTAATTGATGCAATTGCTGGTGAAAGTTATGAAAATGAAACAATGTATCCTGATTTTTCAAAAATTGCTAAAGAAGAAGGACATAATAGAATTTCTAAAATGTTAGAACTAATAGGTAAAATTGAAATTGAACATGAAAACATGTATAAATCACTTTTAGAAAGATTACAAAATGGTAAAGAATTTGAAAGTGAAGATGATGATGAAGAGTGGATTTGTGAAGTATGTGGACATGTACATAGAGGTAAAAAACCACCAAAAGCCTGTCCTGTATGTAAACACCCACAAGAATATTTCTCAAGACAAAATACAAAAAAATAA
- a CDS encoding endonuclease/exonuclease/phosphatase family protein, with amino-acid sequence MKKIIILLFIICSFLFSKEFKIASYNVENFFDLNYDVTEYKEFIPNRSHWNKKAYKTKLNNVLKVLNDLNADIIALQEIESKKVINDLIKKLPEYKYYKFIKYDNSSVGVAILSKIKIINNKQIDVKFQDKIFRPILETTFILDDIKFKIFNNHWPSKRSKEKYRVKYAYELLNRIKQLPSTMDYIILGDLNSNYNENETLYSNKKLNDTLYITGINNVLNTTIDNNFVSKGTIKNKQYSHYNLWLELPYKNRYSYIFKSNNSTPDNMILPASLFDDENIFYKYNSFNVFKPDYLIKNRKINRWNMRKQDGFSDHLPIYATFSTKKLINQEIKRLSTIQDIYDITQINEPFSLKDAVVIYKSNNSAIVKQKNSRAIFIYNAQDLKLNNSYDLKIFSIKDFYGLKEIDKFKIIKKNKKPKNMDNFYIDKFNDFSDLNLQNEVIKNLVFTYKDKFLYYENSKIRVYFKDKNLIPKVETKLLIKKAQIGYFKKSPQIVIYNKNDFKYLK; translated from the coding sequence ATGAAAAAAATAATAATACTTTTATTTATAATCTGCTCTTTTTTATTTTCAAAAGAGTTCAAAATAGCATCATATAATGTAGAAAATTTTTTTGATTTAAATTATGACGTGACTGAATATAAAGAGTTTATTCCAAATCGTTCACACTGGAATAAAAAAGCTTACAAAACAAAGCTTAATAATGTTCTCAAAGTATTAAATGACTTAAATGCAGATATTATTGCTCTTCAAGAAATAGAATCAAAAAAAGTGATTAATGACTTAATAAAAAAGCTTCCAGAATATAAATACTATAAATTTATCAAATATGATAATAGTAGTGTGGGAGTTGCAATATTAAGTAAAATAAAAATAATAAATAACAAACAAATAGATGTAAAATTTCAAGATAAAATATTTAGACCAATTCTTGAAACAACATTTATACTTGATGATATTAAATTTAAAATATTTAATAATCATTGGCCATCAAAAAGATCAAAAGAGAAGTATAGAGTAAAATATGCATATGAATTATTAAATAGAATAAAACAATTACCTTCTACTATGGACTACATAATATTAGGTGATTTAAATTCAAATTACAATGAAAATGAAACACTTTACTCTAATAAAAAATTAAATGATACTTTATATATAACTGGAATAAATAATGTTTTAAACACTACTATTGATAATAATTTTGTATCAAAAGGAACTATTAAAAATAAACAATATTCTCACTATAACCTATGGCTTGAATTACCATACAAAAATAGATATTCATATATATTTAAATCAAATAATTCAACACCTGATAATATGATACTACCAGCTAGTTTATTTGATGATGAGAATATATTTTATAAATATAATAGTTTTAATGTATTTAAACCAGATTATTTGATAAAAAATAGGAAAATAAATAGATGGAATATGCGAAAACAAGATGGATTTTCAGACCATTTACCAATTTATGCAACATTTAGTACAAAAAAGTTAATAAATCAAGAAATAAAAAGATTATCAACTATACAAGATATATATGATATTACGCAAATAAATGAACCCTTTTCTTTAAAAGATGCAGTTGTTATTTACAAATCTAATAATAGTGCTATTGTAAAACAAAAAAACAGTAGAGCAATATTTATTTATAATGCACAAGATTTAAAACTTAATAATTCTTATGATTTAAAAATATTCTCTATAAAAGATTTTTATGGACTAAAAGAAATTGATAAATTTAAAATAATAAAGAAAAATAAAAAACCAAAAAATATGGATAATTTTTATATAGATAAATTTAATGATTTTTCAGATTTAAACTTACAAAATGAAGTAATTAAGAATTTAGTTTTTACATATAAAGATAAATTCTTATATTATGAAAATAGTAAAATTAGAGTATATTTTAAAGATAAAAATTTAATCCCTAAGGTAGAGACTAAACTTTTAATAAAAAAGGCTCAAATAGGTTACTTTAAAAAATCACCACAAATTGTCATATATAACAAAAATGATTTTAAATATTTAAAATAA
- a CDS encoding tetratricopeptide repeat protein, whose product MKVKTIIKILIIAIFSLSFIACEDNKKEVKEIKFTPSLPMPEWDETNSKKIWNVYKNWHDAKKDPVPAMKIGYEYSEKLHDYEKALEWYKYADSMIPLGENSYFACYALQKLKRYDEAISWCKKAIDLKWDKALFRMGKVLELKKEFNKAIKYYEQSFKKDKDKVAANNLGLIFSLELKEYDKAELWFKKSIQEGYQLAYKNFSIFYHKRLKNDIKASAYAIAVIDTKYTKTSVLKLLQKTWKIPKETIKKGYELQLNSDEFPIKYKGKLKLK is encoded by the coding sequence ATGAAAGTTAAGACAATAATTAAGATATTAATAATAGCAATATTCAGTTTAAGCTTCATTGCTTGTGAAGATAATAAAAAAGAAGTAAAAGAAATTAAATTTACTCCTTCTTTACCTATGCCTGAATGGGATGAAACAAATAGTAAAAAAATATGGAATGTATATAAAAATTGGCACGATGCAAAAAAAGACCCAGTCCCAGCTATGAAGATAGGATATGAATATTCAGAAAAGTTACATGACTATGAAAAAGCCTTAGAGTGGTATAAATATGCTGATTCGATGATACCTTTAGGAGAGAATTCATATTTTGCATGTTATGCATTGCAAAAGTTAAAAAGATATGATGAAGCAATAAGTTGGTGTAAAAAAGCTATTGATTTAAAATGGGATAAAGCATTGTTTAGAATGGGAAAAGTTTTAGAACTTAAAAAAGAATTTAATAAGGCAATAAAATATTATGAACAATCATTTAAAAAAGATAAAGATAAAGTAGCAGCAAATAATTTGGGACTTATTTTTTCTTTAGAACTGAAAGAATATGATAAAGCAGAATTATGGTTTAAAAAATCAATTCAAGAAGGCTATCAATTAGCTTATAAAAATTTTTCAATTTTTTATCATAAAAGGCTTAAGAATGATATAAAAGCAAGTGCATATGCAATAGCAGTAATAGATACAAAATATACAAAAACTTCAGTTCTTAAATTATTACAAAAAACATGGAAAATCCCAAAAGAAACAATAAAAAAAGGTTATGAGTTACAATTAAATTCAGATGAATTTCCAATAAAATATAAAGGTAAATTAAAATTAAAGTAA
- a CDS encoding tetratricopeptide repeat protein yields MKIKTIIKILIIAIISLNLTACDDNKSSNNTKEKEIKFTPSLPIPSSKNLREMGLIGLWYDAKKDPVPAMKIGYEYSEKLHDYEKALEWYKYADSMIPLGENSYFACYALQKLKRYDEAISWCKKAIDLKWDKALFRMGKVLELKKEFNKAIKYYEQSFKKDKDKVAANNLGLIFSLELKEYDKAELWFKKSIQEGYQLAYKNFSIFYHKRLKNDIKASAYAIAVIDTKYTKSSVLKLLQKTWKIPNNIIQKGYELQLNSDEFPIKYKGKLDLDEN; encoded by the coding sequence ATGAAAATAAAAACAATAATAAAGATATTAATAATAGCAATAATAAGTCTAAACTTAACTGCATGTGATGATAATAAAAGTTCAAATAATACAAAAGAAAAGGAAATTAAATTTACTCCTTCTTTACCTATACCCAGCTCTAAAAATTTAAGAGAAATGGGATTAATAGGATTATGGTATGATGCAAAAAAAGACCCAGTCCCAGCTATGAAGATAGGATATGAATATTCAGAAAAGTTACATGACTATGAAAAAGCCTTAGAGTGGTATAAATATGCTGATTCGATGATACCTTTAGGAGAGAATTCATATTTTGCATGTTATGCATTGCAAAAGTTAAAAAGATATGATGAAGCAATAAGTTGGTGTAAAAAAGCTATTGATTTAAAATGGGATAAAGCATTGTTTAGAATGGGAAAAGTTTTAGAACTTAAAAAAGAATTTAATAAGGCAATAAAATATTATGAACAATCATTTAAAAAAGATAAAGATAAAGTAGCAGCAAATAATTTGGGACTTATTTTTTCTTTAGAACTGAAAGAATATGATAAAGCAGAATTATGGTTTAAAAAATCAATTCAAGAAGGCTATCAATTAGCTTATAAAAATTTTTCAATTTTTTATCATAAAAGGCTTAAGAATGATATAAAAGCAAGTGCATATGCAATAGCAGTAATAGATACAAAGTATACTAAAAGTTCAGTTCTAAAATTACTACAAAAAACATGGAAAATCCCAAATAATATAATCCAAAAAGGTTATGAGTTACAATTAAATTCAGATGAATTTCCAATAAAATATAAAGGTAAGTTAGATTTAGATGAAAATTAA
- a CDS encoding tetratricopeptide repeat protein, protein MKIKTIIKILIIAIISLNLTACEDNESSNKIKEEKEVKFTPSLPMPEWDETNSKKIWNAYKNWHDAKKDPVPAMKIGYAYSEKLHDYEKALEWYKYADSMIALGENSYFACYALQKLKRYDEAISWCKKAIDLKWDKALYQLGTVYYKKNNFEDALKWFSKSYTKGEKTAITSIGLMYEKLRNYKEAEKWYKKGIQESNVDSYHNIGRFYFHIIKNNLKASAYTIALIDTKYTKSSVLRVLQDEWKIPNNIIQKGYELQLNSDEFPIKYKGKLDLDK, encoded by the coding sequence ATGAAAATTAAAACAATAATAAAGATATTAATAATAGCAATAATAAGTCTAAACTTAACTGCTTGTGAAGATAATGAAAGTTCAAATAAAATAAAAGAAGAAAAAGAAGTAAAATTTACTCCTTCTTTACCTATGCCTGAATGGGATGAAACAAATAGTAAAAAAATATGGAATGCATATAAAAATTGGCATGATGCAAAAAAAGACCCAGTCCCAGCCATGAAGATAGGATATGCATATTCAGAGAAGTTACATGATTATGAAAAAGCCTTAGAGTGGTATAAATATGCTGATTCGATGATTGCATTAGGAGAGAATTCATATTTTGCATGTTATGCATTGCAAAAGTTAAAAAGATATGATGAAGCAATTAGTTGGTGTAAGAAAGCTATTGATTTAAAATGGGATAAAGCATTATATCAATTAGGAACAGTTTATTATAAAAAGAATAATTTTGAGGATGCTTTAAAATGGTTTTCTAAATCATATACTAAAGGTGAAAAAACTGCTATTACTAGTATTGGTCTTATGTATGAAAAACTAAGAAATTATAAAGAAGCTGAAAAATGGTATAAAAAAGGAATTCAAGAAAGTAATGTAGATTCATATCATAATATTGGAAGATTTTATTTTCATATTATAAAAAATAATTTAAAAGCAAGTGCTTATACTATCGCATTAATAGATACAAAGTATACAAAAAGTTCAGTTTTAAGAGTATTACAAGATGAATGGAAAATACCAAACAATATAATCCAAAAAGGCTATGAACTACAATTAAATTCAGATGAATTTCCAATAAAATATAAAGGTAAGTTAGATTTAGATAAATAA